Proteins from a genomic interval of Paenibacillus sp. RC334:
- the mmuM gene encoding homocysteine S-methyltransferase, with product MNPIQHILDEFSLIVLDGAMATELERHGHDLNDSLWSAKILHEHPESIKRVHRDYFEAGADCAITASYQATVEGYVKRGLSENEALELIQSSVRIAVQARDEFWADITAGAKQQQRPKPLVAASVGPYGAFLADGSEYRGDYKLSEEQLVEFHRPRMKALIEAGADILACETIPCLVEAKAITRLLKEFPGTYAWISFSAKDGQHISNGESAADCAEWLDEHEQVAAVGINCTLPQYIPSLIHEMRSHTDKPVVVYPNLGEEYDPVTKTWHGTSCTGTFGQSARQWYEAGARLIGGCCRTQPEDIQGIVAWSRDA from the coding sequence ATGAATCCGATACAGCATATACTGGACGAATTTTCGCTGATCGTGCTGGATGGCGCAATGGCTACGGAGCTGGAGCGTCACGGGCATGATCTGAACGACAGCTTATGGTCGGCTAAAATACTTCATGAGCACCCGGAGTCTATCAAGCGTGTGCATAGAGACTATTTCGAAGCGGGGGCAGACTGCGCGATCACTGCGAGCTATCAGGCTACCGTTGAAGGCTACGTCAAACGGGGTTTAAGCGAAAATGAAGCGCTGGAGTTGATTCAGTCCTCGGTACGGATTGCCGTACAGGCGCGGGATGAATTTTGGGCAGACATTACGGCTGGTGCAAAACAACAGCAGCGTCCCAAACCGCTGGTCGCGGCCTCCGTCGGCCCCTACGGGGCGTTTTTGGCGGATGGATCTGAATACCGTGGTGATTACAAGCTGAGCGAAGAGCAGCTTGTCGAGTTTCACCGACCGCGTATGAAAGCGCTGATTGAGGCGGGCGCAGACATTTTAGCCTGTGAAACAATACCATGTCTGGTCGAAGCCAAGGCCATCACGCGATTGCTAAAGGAATTTCCCGGTACGTATGCCTGGATCAGCTTTAGTGCAAAGGATGGGCAGCACATCAGCAATGGGGAGTCCGCCGCTGATTGCGCCGAATGGCTGGATGAGCATGAGCAAGTGGCTGCCGTAGGTATTAATTGTACTTTGCCGCAGTACATTCCATCACTCATCCACGAAATGCGCAGTCATACAGATAAGCCCGTGGTGGTGTATCCCAATCTGGGGGAGGAATATGACCCGGTTACCAAGACATGGCACGGTACGAGCTGTACCGGGACGTTCGGGCAGAGTGCCCGCCAATGGTATGAAGCAGGAGCCCGTCTGATTGGTGGTTGTTGCCGGACTCAGCCGGAGGATATCCAAGGGATTGTGGCATGGTCGAGAGACGCATAG
- a CDS encoding AEC family transporter, whose product MSLLEMITATLTDNKIVSSIASTVFIILLGFFCRKKGIFNAAVGKLLSKVVLTVALPALAFNSFMQDINPIMLKQGMNVLIWGILIYIILIFISKPFFLSYDKDKQDVLRVLTIFGSTTFFGIPIVGAIYGPTGVMYSSIFNIGYRIFLYSYGYIKMSGLKMELKNLKTMFLNPIVIATFLGLFVWLLQGYLPQMSVATEDGAIQQFAFLRIDQTAVWLFKPMTYLAGLASPLAWLSIGSTLGEISFKSAATDKTSWYYSIVKVWLVPIVNIILLALLTVSHILSVDSVALSTIVIMMATPTATVAAAYAISFDKEAILTSNASLLSTITSVVMIPVWIITLNIIDKIGIF is encoded by the coding sequence ATGTCTTTACTAGAAATGATTACAGCGACCTTAACAGATAACAAAATTGTCAGTTCTATTGCTTCCACCGTTTTTATTATCCTTCTTGGTTTCTTTTGCCGCAAGAAGGGGATTTTTAACGCAGCAGTAGGAAAGTTGTTATCCAAGGTTGTTCTAACCGTGGCTCTACCAGCACTAGCCTTTAATTCTTTCATGCAAGATATTAATCCTATAATGTTAAAACAAGGTATGAATGTTTTAATATGGGGTATTCTCATTTATATTATTCTCATCTTTATTTCAAAACCTTTCTTCCTGAGCTACGACAAGGATAAACAGGATGTTTTACGAGTGTTGACTATTTTCGGTTCTACTACTTTTTTCGGAATTCCAATTGTCGGGGCCATTTATGGGCCTACCGGAGTTATGTACAGTTCCATTTTTAATATAGGCTACCGCATTTTCTTATACTCCTATGGCTATATCAAAATGAGCGGCTTAAAAATGGAGCTTAAAAATCTCAAAACCATGTTTTTAAATCCGATTGTTATCGCCACTTTTCTAGGCTTATTTGTTTGGTTGCTTCAGGGCTATTTGCCACAAATGAGCGTAGCTACAGAGGATGGGGCCATTCAGCAGTTTGCTTTTCTAAGAATTGATCAAACCGCTGTCTGGTTGTTCAAGCCCATGACCTACCTTGCTGGGCTAGCTTCTCCATTAGCCTGGTTATCGATTGGCTCGACATTGGGTGAGATCAGCTTCAAATCGGCAGCTACTGATAAGACCTCTTGGTATTACAGCATAGTTAAAGTTTGGCTTGTACCCATTGTTAACATCATTTTACTGGCCTTGTTGACTGTATCTCATATTCTGTCAGTCGATTCTGTCGCTTTATCTACTATTGTCATTATGATGGCTACTCCTACAGCTACCGTAGCGGCAGCCTATGCCATCAGTTTTGACAAGGAAGCCATATTGACATCCAATGCATCGCTTCTATCTACTATAACTTCTGTCGTCATGATTCCAGTTTGGATCATCACGCTAAATATCATTGATAAAATTGGCATTTTCTAA
- a CDS encoding 2-hydroxyacid dehydrogenase — protein MLKIICYGVRSYEQPYFHDLNKYNFQLTLVEELLTSSNAELAQHHDAVLLRGNCAANRENLTKFKEYGIQYVFTRTVGINHIDLDACSEFGMKVARVPSYSPNAIAELSLTLAMMLFRHTAYMTAKSSFKNFIVDEHTFSKEIHNCKVGIIGVGRIGLTEAKLFKGLGASVIGYDVYQSDIAKEVIPFTTLDKLLAESDIVSVHVPYLPRQNDKMINASFLEKMKKGSILINTSRGELQDNQAILDALLSNHLEGFATDVFPKEDELFFRAFDPWQMLPDPTIQKLIELYPRVLVTPHAGSNTVTALSNMIETSYDNFHDILTAQSSDNLVPLPVLSMN, from the coding sequence ATGTTAAAAATCATTTGCTATGGTGTCCGTTCTTATGAGCAACCATATTTCCATGACCTCAATAAATATAACTTCCAACTAACGTTGGTAGAAGAACTGTTAACCTCCAGCAATGCAGAGTTGGCACAGCATCACGATGCCGTTTTGTTAAGAGGAAACTGTGCCGCGAATCGAGAGAATCTCACGAAATTTAAGGAATACGGCATTCAATATGTTTTCACCAGAACGGTCGGAATCAACCACATTGATTTGGATGCCTGCAGCGAATTCGGAATGAAGGTCGCACGCGTGCCATCCTACTCTCCGAATGCCATCGCGGAGCTATCCTTAACTCTGGCTATGATGCTGTTTCGTCATACAGCTTATATGACTGCCAAAAGCTCGTTCAAAAATTTCATTGTGGACGAGCATACATTCAGCAAAGAGATCCATAACTGTAAAGTTGGGATCATCGGGGTCGGTCGCATTGGTCTGACGGAAGCCAAATTGTTTAAAGGCTTAGGAGCATCTGTTATTGGCTATGATGTGTACCAATCCGACATAGCCAAGGAAGTCATTCCATTTACAACCTTAGATAAACTACTGGCAGAGAGTGATATCGTCAGTGTGCACGTTCCTTATCTGCCGAGACAGAACGACAAAATGATTAATGCCAGCTTTTTAGAAAAAATGAAAAAGGGCTCTATTCTAATCAATACTTCACGTGGCGAATTACAAGATAACCAAGCCATTTTGGACGCTTTGCTTAGCAACCATCTGGAAGGCTTCGCTACGGATGTCTTCCCTAAAGAAGATGAATTATTTTTCAGAGCATTTGACCCATGGCAAATGCTCCCCGATCCAACGATCCAGAAGCTTATTGAGCTGTATCCAAGAGTTTTGGTTACGCCTCATGCCGGCTCGAATACCGTTACGGCGCTATCCAACATGATTGAAACCAGCTACGACAACTTCCATGATATACTCACGGCCCAATCTTCGGATAATCTGGTCCCACTTCCTGTTCTTTCTATGAACTAA
- a CDS encoding response regulator, with protein MKVLIVEDDPMVAELNQQFIERMDNLDVVCRADTVKKAQDCLQKWTPDLVLLDVYLPGKSGLTLLSHIQEHQYHASVILITAAKDIQTVKEAVFYGVADYLIKPFTFERFKLAVEKIQRLATVMEEGNGINQAVIDHYFNKEEHTGMEKKEPSENLSKNLSRNLSKNLSKLTMTTILKSIQELDGPFSVEALAREVDLSRITVKKYIQFLVEDSFLIESIEYHKVGRPLMLYQVNPNLKEPLFPL; from the coding sequence ATGAAGGTTTTGATTGTTGAGGATGATCCCATGGTTGCTGAGCTAAATCAACAGTTTATTGAACGCATGGACAATTTGGATGTTGTATGTAGGGCAGATACTGTCAAGAAGGCACAGGATTGTCTTCAAAAATGGACACCAGATCTGGTATTACTTGACGTTTATTTACCCGGAAAAAGCGGATTGACTTTATTATCACATATTCAGGAGCATCAGTATCACGCGTCGGTTATTTTAATTACGGCTGCAAAAGATATTCAAACGGTGAAGGAAGCTGTTTTTTATGGAGTTGCGGACTATTTAATTAAACCTTTTACATTCGAACGCTTTAAGCTGGCTGTTGAGAAAATCCAGCGTTTGGCTACGGTGATGGAGGAAGGGAACGGAATTAATCAAGCTGTCATTGATCACTATTTTAATAAAGAAGAGCATACGGGTATGGAGAAGAAAGAACCTTCTGAAAACCTATCCAAGAATCTTTCCAGAAACCTGTCCAAAAATTTGTCGAAACTGACCATGACCACGATACTGAAAAGCATCCAAGAGCTGGACGGTCCATTTTCCGTCGAAGCCTTAGCTAGAGAAGTGGACCTGTCTCGTATTACGGTAAAAAAATATATCCAATTCCTGGTGGAGGATAGCTTCTTGATTGAATCTATAGAATACCACAAGGTTGGAAGGCCGCTAATGCTCTATCAGGTGAATCCTAATTTAAAAGAACCGCTATTTCCATTGTAA
- a CDS encoding ATP-binding protein — translation MGLRFKGKSKPRRQFKVSLQFMIIILVVLVIIISLIISLLLIRNFVINKHFDNTKEKLSGIAKVIASDSDVIRNVEHGVPVKQIQDYSLRVMNNVNVDFVVILNRDLIRLSHPDETMVGKPFSDLNDARRALSGQGHFSENIGILGKGYRYFTPIFNKQNEVIGIVCVGLTMRTLNHDLMQAQYTIFGGLMLGLFSGVLGAIILAQKIKTILFGLEPQEIAARLREKEIIENEVAEGIIAISADKKIILMNKEAQAKYQLANQDMEAPIGEQVDTNFYNVLFKRVFDDKKKIKDRSFYVNGIEVIATVTPMYIENEFFGAVATLRDQSEMIHLSNQLSGTKYYINSLRGQTHEFMNKMHVISGLIEMRQYTEVSQYIQQLTHRYQNEVGFLTERIKVPALAGFIMGKINEAREQNISVLLEESSNVSNVEMQDIVHDVIHILGNFFDNAIDSILQKKQPGRIELKLNYECEGNVFILKVKDNGMGIDYEMQKRIFEHGFSTKGEDRGYGLNLVRTMVENHQGIIELDSQPGLGTSIYVELPCTLEVTNE, via the coding sequence ATGGGGTTGAGATTTAAAGGTAAGTCGAAACCGAGACGACAATTCAAAGTTTCGCTACAGTTTATGATTATTATTTTGGTTGTTTTAGTTATTATTATTTCCTTAATTATATCCTTGCTTCTCATTCGTAATTTCGTGATTAACAAGCATTTTGATAATACGAAGGAAAAACTTTCGGGTATTGCCAAGGTCATTGCAAGTGACAGCGATGTCATTCGAAATGTTGAGCATGGAGTTCCTGTGAAGCAGATCCAGGACTATTCGCTCAGAGTAATGAATAACGTTAATGTAGATTTTGTTGTCATTCTGAACCGTGATTTAATTCGACTATCCCATCCGGATGAAACGATGGTTGGCAAACCGTTCTCTGATCTGAATGATGCCAGAAGAGCGCTATCCGGTCAGGGCCATTTTTCCGAAAATATAGGTATTTTAGGCAAAGGCTACCGATATTTTACGCCGATATTTAATAAACAGAATGAGGTCATTGGCATTGTATGTGTAGGACTGACCATGAGAACCCTGAATCATGATTTGATGCAGGCGCAGTATACCATTTTTGGAGGACTGATGCTTGGGCTCTTTAGTGGGGTTCTGGGCGCTATCATCCTGGCTCAAAAAATCAAAACGATTTTATTCGGGCTTGAGCCGCAAGAAATAGCAGCACGATTACGTGAAAAAGAAATTATTGAAAATGAGGTCGCTGAAGGAATTATAGCCATTTCGGCTGACAAGAAAATTATACTCATGAACAAAGAAGCTCAGGCCAAGTATCAATTGGCGAACCAGGACATGGAAGCCCCGATTGGCGAGCAGGTCGATACCAACTTTTATAATGTGCTCTTCAAGAGAGTGTTTGATGACAAGAAGAAGATCAAGGATCGCTCATTTTATGTGAATGGTATAGAAGTCATTGCGACAGTAACCCCTATGTATATTGAAAATGAGTTTTTTGGAGCAGTTGCAACGCTGCGAGACCAATCCGAGATGATTCATCTTAGCAACCAGTTAAGTGGTACAAAATATTATATTAACTCCCTGCGCGGACAGACCCATGAATTTATGAACAAAATGCACGTGATATCCGGGTTGATTGAAATGAGGCAATATACGGAGGTTAGTCAGTATATCCAGCAGCTAACTCACCGATATCAAAATGAGGTAGGGTTTTTGACCGAGAGAATTAAAGTTCCGGCATTAGCAGGTTTTATTATGGGTAAGATCAACGAAGCACGCGAACAGAATATTTCGGTTCTTCTTGAAGAAAGTTCAAACGTCTCCAATGTGGAGATGCAGGACATCGTTCATGATGTCATACACATACTGGGCAATTTTTTTGACAACGCCATAGACTCGATTTTACAAAAAAAACAACCTGGTAGAATTGAGTTGAAATTGAACTATGAATGTGAGGGAAATGTATTCATTCTGAAAGTGAAAGATAATGGTATGGGGATTGATTATGAAATGCAAAAAAGAATATTCGAGCATGGCTTCTCAACCAAAGGTGAAGACAGAGGCTACGGCTTGAATCTGGTTAGAACCATGGTAGAAAATCATCAGGGGATCATTGAGCTTGACAGCCAACCGGGTCTGGGAACAAGTATATATGTAGAGTTGCCCTGTACATTGGAGGTGACAAATGAATGA
- a CDS encoding dihydroorotate dehydrogenase electron transfer subunit, translating into MANVISNVALVPGIYMMKIEGTFKGEMGQFYMLRSGTGYPLLPRPISIYDIGDEDISFLYRVVGEGTHLFSQLQSGQEIQLEGPFGNGFPQVEGSLALIGGGMGTAPLLLAAKHYPHAHVYLGFALQAFGVDAFEAVAASVQVRVGGSIVEKVDPHLYANMFSCGPTPMLQALAEKTEGSSSRLYISTERHMACGIGACLGCTMHTRGGNKRVCKEGPVFPVEEVDFDDLHGV; encoded by the coding sequence ATGGCTAACGTAATTTCGAATGTGGCGCTCGTTCCGGGCATTTATATGATGAAAATAGAGGGAACCTTTAAAGGGGAAATGGGCCAGTTTTACATGCTGCGCAGCGGAACCGGGTACCCATTGCTACCTAGACCTATCAGCATTTACGATATCGGGGATGAGGACATTTCCTTTTTATATCGGGTTGTTGGAGAAGGGACCCATTTGTTTTCCCAGTTGCAGTCGGGGCAGGAGATTCAGTTGGAAGGACCTTTCGGCAATGGCTTTCCTCAGGTAGAAGGCAGCTTGGCCTTAATCGGCGGTGGTATGGGCACGGCCCCCTTGCTGCTGGCTGCAAAGCATTATCCGCATGCACATGTTTATCTGGGATTTGCGCTGCAAGCCTTTGGGGTGGATGCTTTTGAAGCTGTGGCAGCATCTGTGCAGGTTCGTGTAGGGGGAAGCATCGTCGAGAAGGTCGATCCTCATCTCTATGCGAATATGTTTTCCTGTGGGCCGACTCCGATGCTACAAGCGCTTGCGGAGAAGACAGAAGGCTCGTCATCCCGTTTATATATTTCAACAGAAAGACATATGGCCTGTGGTATTGGCGCGTGTTTGGGCTGCACCATGCATACCCGTGGAGGTAATAAGAGGGTGTGTAAGGAAGGGCCTGTATTCCCGGTAGAGGAGGTGGATTTTGATGATCTCCATGGCGTGTAA
- the rlmN gene encoding 23S rRNA (adenine(2503)-C(2))-methyltransferase RlmN, with protein MKKESIYGLTLDQLTAWLIERGHKKSRALQVWDALYRKRITDFAAMTEVHENCTRLLAEHFPIETLEEHVKQQSADGTVKFLFRLQDGNLIETVLMRHKFGLSVCVTTQVGCNIGCSFCASGLLKKSRDLSSGEIVEQIMKVQLYLDQERPGDRVSHVVVMGIGEPFDNFVNLSDFIRVIKDHKGLAIGPRHITVSTSGLADKIIEFADSDLHVNLAISLHAPNNETRTRIMKINRAIPIEKLMQAIDYYLDKTNRRITLEYILLKDINDTKEHALELAELVGHRRNLANVNLIPYNPVDEHSQYQRSESESITGFYDVLKKQGISCSVRLEHGVDIDAACGQLRSKQIRKDAKGSRNPEREAIS; from the coding sequence ATGAAAAAAGAATCCATTTATGGATTAACACTAGATCAGTTGACAGCATGGCTCATCGAGCGTGGACATAAGAAATCCCGGGCGTTGCAGGTATGGGACGCACTTTATCGGAAACGGATTACTGATTTTGCCGCGATGACGGAGGTTCATGAGAACTGTACCCGCCTGTTGGCAGAGCATTTTCCGATTGAAACATTGGAGGAACACGTAAAGCAGCAGTCGGCGGATGGGACGGTCAAATTCTTGTTCCGTCTCCAGGATGGAAATCTGATTGAGACAGTATTGATGCGGCACAAGTTTGGGCTGTCGGTATGTGTGACAACGCAGGTGGGCTGTAACATCGGGTGCAGCTTTTGCGCGAGCGGGCTGTTGAAGAAGAGTCGTGACCTGTCCAGCGGTGAAATCGTCGAGCAGATTATGAAGGTGCAGTTGTATCTGGATCAGGAACGTCCAGGCGACCGGGTCAGTCACGTCGTCGTGATGGGGATTGGTGAGCCGTTTGATAACTTCGTGAACCTGTCCGACTTTATCCGAGTCATTAAGGATCATAAAGGGCTGGCGATTGGTCCGCGTCATATTACAGTTTCCACGAGCGGACTTGCCGATAAAATTATTGAATTTGCCGATTCCGATCTGCATGTCAATTTGGCGATTTCCCTTCATGCACCGAATAATGAGACTCGTACCCGCATTATGAAGATCAATCGGGCGATCCCGATTGAGAAGCTGATGCAGGCGATTGATTATTATTTGGACAAAACAAATCGTCGTATTACGCTGGAGTATATTTTGCTGAAGGATATTAATGATACCAAGGAGCATGCGCTGGAGTTGGCTGAGTTGGTAGGCCACCGTCGTAATTTGGCAAATGTAAACCTGATTCCATACAATCCGGTGGATGAGCATAGCCAATACCAGCGGAGTGAGTCGGAGTCGATTACGGGCTTCTATGATGTTCTGAAAAAACAAGGCATTAGCTGTAGTGTTCGGCTGGAGCATGGAGTCGACATTGACGCGGCTTGCGGACAGTTGCGCAGCAAGCAAATCCGCAAGGATGCAAAAGGTAGTCGCAATCCGGAACGCGAGGCGATTAGTTAA
- a CDS encoding GyrI-like domain-containing protein produces the protein MRLEWLLRIKNALDLMEERMQQPLDIDEIAKAAYSSPFHFQRMFHMLTGVTVAEYIRKRRLTLAAQELSLSTTKVLDVAFKYGYDSPESFSKAFRKVHGISPSEARSPGVNLKAFPRITFHLSLKGDQDMDYKIVEKAAFTVIGKSIQVTTKDGENFREIPKFWDELNADGTSDRIQALGTSDDILGICLDFKHGEEKFTYLIAAEGSEDVAASNGLDARTIPAETWAVFTSIGPMPHSIQKVWQRIFQEWFPASNYEHSGGPELEVYMMGDSRAEDYRCEVWIPVMKK, from the coding sequence ATGCGGTTGGAATGGTTACTTCGGATCAAGAACGCACTGGATCTGATGGAAGAAAGAATGCAGCAGCCGCTGGATATCGACGAAATTGCAAAGGCAGCCTATTCGTCTCCCTTTCATTTCCAACGTATGTTTCATATGCTAACCGGCGTCACGGTAGCCGAATATATACGTAAACGTCGATTGACCTTGGCTGCACAGGAATTGAGTCTTTCTACCACCAAAGTCTTGGATGTAGCGTTCAAATACGGATATGATTCCCCCGAATCTTTTTCTAAAGCGTTCCGTAAGGTACATGGTATATCTCCCTCTGAGGCCAGAAGCCCTGGGGTGAACCTGAAAGCCTTTCCACGCATTACCTTCCATCTATCGTTGAAGGGAGATCAGGATATGGATTATAAAATTGTAGAGAAAGCGGCCTTTACGGTCATTGGCAAGTCCATCCAAGTCACAACGAAAGACGGTGAAAATTTCCGGGAAATCCCGAAATTCTGGGACGAGCTGAACGCTGATGGTACATCGGATCGGATTCAAGCCTTGGGAACAAGCGACGATATCCTCGGTATTTGTTTGGATTTCAAGCATGGGGAAGAGAAATTTACGTACCTGATTGCCGCCGAAGGCAGTGAGGACGTAGCTGCTTCCAACGGATTGGATGCCAGAACGATTCCGGCCGAAACTTGGGCCGTGTTTACATCCATCGGCCCTATGCCTCATTCGATCCAAAAGGTATGGCAACGAATTTTTCAGGAATGGTTCCCGGCCAGCAATTATGAGCATTCAGGCGGACCCGAGCTGGAGGTATATATGATGGGGGACTCGCGGGCTGAGGACTATCGCTGCGAAGTATGGATTCCAGTTATGAAAAAGTAA
- a CDS encoding AbrB/MazE/SpoVT family DNA-binding domain-containing protein, with translation MKNTGMIRSLDTLFRIVIPKEMRVTMNLEVGDAIEFLVDDEGSFFGLQKYVGTSCKLCGSIERLTYFKGKLLCTNCIAELKGNISTIPLPKIKEPRQREKRTYQPTQNLIEKLRELMREHPNAKQSEYAKWIGVSQGRISQLKKLL, from the coding sequence TTGAAAAATACAGGTATGATACGCTCTCTAGATACGTTATTTCGGATCGTTATACCCAAAGAAATGCGCGTAACCATGAACTTGGAGGTTGGTGATGCTATTGAATTTCTTGTGGATGATGAAGGGAGCTTCTTTGGTCTGCAAAAGTATGTCGGCACTTCTTGTAAACTGTGTGGCTCAATTGAACGTCTAACCTATTTCAAGGGCAAGCTTTTATGTACGAACTGCATAGCTGAATTGAAGGGGAATATTAGTACAATACCATTGCCCAAGATTAAGGAGCCAAGACAAAGAGAAAAACGAACGTATCAGCCGACACAAAACTTGATCGAAAAACTAAGGGAATTGATGCGTGAACATCCCAATGCCAAGCAAAGCGAATACGCCAAATGGATTGGCGTTTCGCAAGGCCGTATATCTCAACTCAAAAAGTTATTGTAG
- a CDS encoding transcriptional regulator, whose translation MEITPKIRAEIQTYLKEKGLSKTQFGHIAGLNPGTMSGILTSNRPISVYQLDLITAGMNLPPDHFYERYVEECTVDEPINWRRICPFLYRCVQFHRLDCLQRVVSVLLDNLGYLPNLFELAEASFQNGYQDAAAYLYENIAESEKQQHSERLALSHYRLFQIAVGKDQNRNMDAAAKFESFVHRLHEADQLDALKDLANVYRALSQWDKVYKYAKQMGQLGRIYYDMVHNSERKEKEPQKKLSRPLFVYIAYAELMCANACDAKGDHEQALVHLQGYADLSWVKESDSDTLHWLGQFQHWAKINRYVNKLMSGDVSVLPDYVEYMAGEKVIFAELLNVIEAANRYNIDVDHILRRFEPHITAYQEVPSTDMYTKQFLPQQYARFWYKMANYSLNKGRYSYGFECLLVAWEHALTINNQLIISNCARLFERFSVKAVLETGRKLQKMWNEIDQKDGFALGSS comes from the coding sequence ATGGAAATCACACCTAAGATAAGAGCAGAAATTCAAACATATCTGAAAGAAAAAGGCTTGAGCAAGACTCAATTTGGGCACATCGCAGGCTTGAATCCCGGCACGATGAGTGGCATTTTGACGAGCAACCGTCCTATTTCCGTTTACCAATTGGATCTCATTACTGCGGGCATGAATTTACCACCGGATCATTTTTATGAACGGTATGTTGAAGAGTGCACTGTAGATGAACCGATTAACTGGCGAAGAATTTGCCCCTTCCTGTACCGATGTGTGCAGTTTCATCGGCTGGATTGTTTGCAGCGAGTGGTAAGTGTTCTACTAGATAATCTTGGCTATCTTCCCAACCTTTTTGAATTAGCCGAAGCTTCTTTCCAAAATGGGTATCAGGACGCAGCCGCTTACCTGTATGAAAATATAGCCGAGAGTGAAAAGCAGCAGCATTCCGAACGACTTGCCTTGTCCCATTATCGGTTGTTTCAGATTGCGGTTGGAAAGGACCAGAATCGCAATATGGACGCCGCGGCCAAATTTGAATCGTTTGTCCATCGTTTGCATGAAGCCGACCAACTGGATGCGTTGAAGGATTTAGCGAATGTGTACAGAGCATTGAGTCAGTGGGACAAGGTGTATAAGTATGCAAAGCAGATGGGACAGCTAGGGAGAATATACTATGACATGGTTCATAACTCTGAGCGCAAGGAAAAAGAACCACAAAAGAAGCTAAGCAGGCCGCTCTTTGTATACATAGCTTACGCCGAATTGATGTGTGCTAATGCTTGCGATGCCAAGGGAGATCATGAGCAGGCATTAGTACATCTTCAAGGCTATGCTGATCTGAGCTGGGTTAAGGAAAGTGACTCGGACACGCTCCATTGGTTGGGCCAATTCCAGCATTGGGCGAAAATTAATAGGTATGTGAACAAGCTGATGTCGGGAGATGTGAGTGTCCTGCCGGATTACGTAGAGTATATGGCTGGCGAAAAAGTTATTTTTGCCGAGCTCTTAAACGTTATTGAAGCAGCCAATCGCTATAACATAGATGTGGATCATATCCTTCGGCGCTTTGAACCTCACATTACGGCGTATCAGGAAGTACCATCTACGGATATGTACACAAAACAATTTTTACCACAGCAGTATGCACGGTTTTGGTACAAGATGGCTAACTATAGTCTGAATAAGGGCAGATACTCTTATGGCTTCGAGTGCCTTTTAGTCGCTTGGGAACATGCTCTTACAATTAATAATCAACTGATTATTTCAAATTGTGCACGATTATTTGAGCGCTTTAGTGTGAAAGCTGTCCTTGAAACAGGAAGAAAACTTCAAAAAATGTGGAACGAAATCGATCAAAAAGATGGCTTTGCTCTTGGCAGCAGCTAG
- a CDS encoding aspartyl-phosphate phosphatase Spo0E family protein, translating into MICTKQYGFGHACVLEQSMLLDELINQYNRMFQTKKLTQLI; encoded by the coding sequence ATGATCTGTACGAAACAGTATGGTTTCGGACATGCCTGTGTGCTTGAACAGTCTATGCTTTTGGATGAACTGATAAATCAGTACAACCGTATGTTCCAGACCAAGAAGCTGACCCAACTGATATAA